Proteins from a genomic interval of Odontesthes bonariensis isolate fOdoBon6 chromosome 7, fOdoBon6.hap1, whole genome shotgun sequence:
- the zfpm1 gene encoding zinc finger protein ZFPM1, which yields MSRRKQSKPRQIKRSLGDLDGGEDNAADNLSLSGEEGGASDPEDSAEGDGCSPPPYTPLYSEEPRTQDSGGGPDSEDCDGGERSAGATNSGGEDEEDGEDEDEASRWRGPDDLELSDEGGSVVAVRAVHPDTAWGPCPGILQSEGSADDQEAESSGWTLACKEADCWMSRLPLTCDASAANCTVYSRGEQLFCKVTREIAAGEQLLASLTPPPRSSSSSLPARLSPPLSLVTQKQPMVKEEPLYPAALHSDIQLLPQQAGMAAILATAVVNKDIFPCKDCGIWYRSERNLQAHLMYYCASRQKQPAAASSPPQDKPKESYPNERICPFPQCNKSCPSASSLEIHMRTHSGERPFVCLICLSAFTTKANCERHLKVHTDTLNGVCHGCGFISTTRDILYSHLVTSHMVCQPGSRSEVYSPGPGLPKLPLSTGLSPGDSGVVLKCQICGHNSDSPAQLQQHVRTHLEVRVPAERSPAPRQSTPSSVESSQPSPQEREPLGCVPKPDSSSPGANGGSATPRDYVSPDARSLDLKIKEEPQSEAESEEQMEVQEGGDEHQEASTCQTSSSPTSPAPTTVKAEPTSPTPGSSPAHIGGGGAMFLPQYMFNPEAAILPQASEILAKMSEMVHSRLKQGQTVTQSNAAAAFFPPGTAGATAAPPHKGATCFECDITFNNINNFYAHKRLYCSSRHQGDGAGSASGAGSTAPAPAPSGGPHGASPLVGTSSRAASASPADADPPAGSGATESKRVEVTTETPAGREGASSSSEGEGGAGGGGAGGGGAGGASEGSQSPASGSAEDQEDDPNKTFCEACNIRFSRHENYTVHKRFYCASRHDPSNQRAVHMAKTANAAFLPQPIRTRKRKKMYEIHMARTEALANAAAAAAANAAAAASAPSPSVLGLAVKQEVSPGGAGGSSPEGDGPIDLSKRPRLREAPRQSGGGGVLPALPLTDYHKCTACSISFNSIENYLAHKTYYCPATTLLPHSLEQLQRLKSSASTSPKSRERPDLHPAEAKAQGASSSPHPPAVPASGAASPTQTSGALAATPGAGSGSALVVCPYCPNRPITCNLVEHFKAAHGLVLTVQPPQEAPPPPGRAASRSPGSRSLSLSPRDASAAAPPTTPTSQARLAPRVHRDGINGQARSGAASPASPLVNGSPSAGGGSPLPVSPPRPPSLTTSPVPTHLPEKAAPPPASRPAPSPQPAAAGPKAAAVSPVQNGNSRFCRLCNIRFSSLSTFIAHKKYYCSSHSAEHVK from the exons ATGACCTGGAGCTCAGCGATGAAGGCGGCAGCGTGGTGGCGGTCAGGGCCGTCCATCCTGACACCGCATGGGGCCCCTGCCCGGGAATCCTCCAATCAGAGGGCAGCGCAGATGACCAGGAGGCAGAG AGCTCGGGCTGGACTCTGGCGTGTAAAGAAGCAGACTGTTGGATGAGCCGCCTCCCCCTGACCTGCGACGCCTCCGCTGCCAACTGCACCGTCTACAGCCGAG GTGAGCAGCTGTTCTGTAAGGTGACCAGAGAGATCGCCGCCGGTGAACAGCTCCTGGCTTCCCTGACCCCGCCTCCacgctcctcctcttcctcgctGCCGGCCCGGCTCTCTCCTCCGCTCAGCCTCGTCACTCAGAAGCAGCCAATGGTGAAGGAGGAGCCGCTGTACCCGGCGGCGCTGCACTCGGACATCCAGCTCCTCCCGCAGCAGGCCGGCATGGCGGCCATCTTGGCCACAGCTGTTGTTAACA AGGACATCTTCCCGTGCAAGGACTGTGGGATCTGGTACCGCAGCGAGAGGAACCTGCAGGCCCATCTGATGTACTACTGCGCCAGCCGGCAGAAGCAGCCAGCCGCGGCGTCCTCCCCCCCGCAGGACAAGCCCAAGGAGTCCTACCCCAACGAGCGCATCTGCCCCTTCCCACAGTGCAACAAGAGCTGCCCCAGCGCCAGCTCGCTGGAGATCCACATGCGCACGCACAGCG GTGAGCGTCCGTTCGTCTGTCTCATCTGTCTGTCAGCCTTCACCACAAAAGCCAACTGCGAGCGCCACCTGAAGGTGCACACAGACACCCTGAACGGCGTGTGCCACGGCTGCGGCTTCATCTCCACCACCAGGGACATCCTGTACAGCCACCTGGTGACCAGCCACATGGTGTGCCAGCCCGGGTCCCGCAGCGAGGTCTACTCCCCGGGCCCGGGCCTCCCGAAGCTGCCGCTGTCCACGG GTCTGAGTCCCGGAGACTCCGGCGTGGTGCTGAAGTGTCAGATCTGCGGCCACAACTCGGACTCGCCCgcccagctgcagcagcacgTGCGAACCCACCTGGAGGTCCGGGTCCCGGCCGAGCGGAGCCCCGCCCCTCGCCAGAGCACCCCCTCGTCGGTGGAGAGCTCCCAGCCGTCTCCGCAGGAGAGGGAGCCGCTCGGCTGCGTTCCCAAACCGGACTCCTCCAGCCCAGGTGCAAACGGGGGCTCGGCCACGCCTCGGGACTACGTTTCCCCGGACGCTCGGAGTCTGGACCTGAAGATCAAAGAGGAGCCTCAGTCGGAGGCGGAGTCAGAGGAGCAGATGGAGGTTCAGGAGGGTGGAGACGAGCATCAGgaggcctccacctgccagACATCCAGCTCCCCCACCAGTCCGGCCCCCACCACTGTGAAGGCGGAGCCCACCAGTCCCACTCCGGGCTCCAGCCCCGCCCACatcggaggaggaggagccatGTTCCTACCTCAGTACATGTTCAACCCCGaggcggccatcttgcctcAGGCGTCTGAGATTCTGGCCAAAATGTCGGAGATGGTCCACAGCCGTCTGAAGCAGGGCCAGACCGTCACCCAGAGCAACGCTGCCGCCGCCTTCTTTCCCCCCGGAACCGCCGGCGCCACGGCGGCGCCGCCTCACAAAGGCGCCACCTGCTTCGAGTGTGACATCACCTTCAACAACATCAACAACTTCTACGCCCACAAGAGGCTGTACTGCTCCAGCCGGCACCAAGGAGACGGCGCGGGCTCGGCTTCGGGCGCCGGATCCACGGCGCCGGCCCCGGCGCCTTCCGGCGGGCCGCACGGCGCCTCTCCTCTGGTCGGGACGTCGAGCAGAGCCGCCTCCGCCTCCCCGGCCGACGCCGACCCGCCAGCAGGAAGTGGAGCAACAGAGTCCAAGAGGGTGGAGGTGACGACGGAAACCCCGGCAGGGAGAGAGGGGGCGTCGTCCTCCTCTGAGGGGGAGGGCGGGGCAGGAGGAGGCGGGGCAGGTGGAGGCGGGGCAGGAGGAGCGAGCGAGGGCAGCCAGAGTCCGGCCAGCGGTTCTGCAGAGGACCAGGAGGACGACCCCAACAAAACCTTCTGCGAGGCGTGCAACATCCGCTTCAGCCGCCACGAGAACTACACGGTCCACAAACGGTTCTACTGCGCGTCCCGCCACGACCCGTCCAACCAGCGGGCCGTGCACATGGCCAAGACCGCCAACGCCGCCTTCCTGCCGCAGCCCATCCGCACgcggaagaggaagaagatgtACGAGATCCACATGGCCAGAACCGAAGCGTTGGCCAACGCCGCGGCCGCCGCAGCCGCCAACGCTGCCGCTGCGGCCTCGGCTCCGTCTCCGTCCGTTCTGGGGTTGGCGGTGAAGCAGGAAGTTTCTCCGGGCGGTGCGGGCGGCTCCAGCCCCGAAGGGGACGGCCCCATCGACCTGAGCAAGAGGCCCCGTCTCAGGGAGGCGCCTCGGCagagcggcggcggcggcgtcCTCCCGGCTCTGCCTCTGACCGACTACCACAAGTGCACCGCCTGCAGCATCAGCTTCAACAGCATCGAGAACTACCTGGCCCACAAGACCTACTACTGCCCCGCCACCACCCTGCTGCCCCACAGCCTGGAGCAGCTGCAGCGGCTCAAGAGCTCTGCCTCCACCTCCCCCAAGAGCCGGGAACGGCCGGACCTCCACCCGGCGGAGGCCAAGGCTCAGGGGGCGTCGTCCAGCCCGCACCCCCCCGCCGTCCCCGCCTCGGGCGCCGCGTCCCCCACGCAGACCAGCGGCGCCCTCGCAGCCACGCCGGGCGCCGGCTCCGGCTCCGCCCTGGTGGTCTGCCCTTACTGCCCCAACAGGCCCATCACCTGCAACCTGGTGGAGCATTTCAAGGCCGCCCACGGCCTGGTTCTAACCGTTCAGCCGCCGCAGGAGGCTCCGCCCCCGCCGGGCCGCGCCGCCAGCCGCAGCCCCGGCAGccgcagcctcagcctcagccccagagatgcgtctgctgcagccccccccaccacccccaccaGCCAGGCCCGACTCGCCCCCCGCGTCCACAGAGACGGCATCAACGGGCAGGCCCGGAGCGGCGCGGCGTCCCCCGCGTCCCCGCTGGTGAACGGCAGCCCCTCGGCCGGGGGAGGATCCCCTCTGCCCGTCTCCCCCCCACGGCCCCCCTCTCTGACCACGTCACCTGTGCCCACCCACCTTCCAGAGAAGGCTGCCCCGCCCCCGGCCTCTCGCCCCGCCCCCTCCCCTCAGCCCGCCGCCGCCGGCCCCAAAGCCGCGGCGGTCTCCCCGGTGCAGAACGGGAACTCGCGCTTCTGCCGGCTGTGCAACATCCGGTTCAGCAGCCTCTCCACCTTCATCGCCCACAAGAAGTACTACTGCTCCTCCCACAGCGCCGAGCACGTGAAGTGA